In Propionimicrobium sp. PCR01-08-3, one DNA window encodes the following:
- the gltB gene encoding glutamate synthase large subunit: MTSFSSAPARQGLYDPAYEHDACGLAFVAKLDGAPTHGIVLDGLTALANLDHRGATGADEAAGDGAGILVQIPDAFFRDEVDFLLPEPGEYAVGMAYLPEDEAERDMAMISIEKIALEERLKVHGWRDVPVRTDTLSPISLGVMPHMALLFVSDRSHAAGIDLDRQVYPLRRRARFEAGVYFSSLSARTLVYKGMLTTSQLSEVYPDLTDERFASALALVHSRFSTNTFPSWPLAHPYRMIAHNGEINTVKGNRNWMRARESLLSSALIPGDLERLFPICDAQDSDSASFDQVLELLHLGGRSLPHAVMMMVPEAWQHNDDLPQAHRDFFDYHACLMEPWDGPACICFTDGSLIGATLDRNGLRPARYWVTGDKVIFASEAGVLDVPASEVKQKGRLTPGRMLLVDLAGHRLIDDREIKDQLAAEHPYGEWLQQGRVFLDDLPERTHIVHGSSSVARRQQVFGYSHEDLTMIVAPMANSGSEPLGSMGTDTPLPVLSDKPRPLFDYFSQLFAQVTNPPLDAIREELVTSLEVRSGPQGNLLEPDAESANQLVLSSPIIDSEQLSKIVHLGERADDPNGLTRVISCLYDAAGGPDALRERLAEMRDEITEAVDQGALYIVLSDRHSNDSRAPIPSLLSTANMHHHLVKLKKRANIGLFVEAGDVREVHHVALLTGYGAAAINPYLLFESAEDLARREQLVTVTPETAIRNVISALEHGLLKVMSKMGVSTMASYGGAEIFEAVGLNAEFMAEFFPGTSSRIEGIGLDEIARDVAVHHRNAYPATNALPHRTLITGGQYKWRREGEQHLFDPESVFRLQYATRTGRYDVFKRYSARVDDRSSRLMTLRALLDLKPAAEPIDIDEVEPVSEIVKRFSTGAMSYGSISQEAHETLAIAMNRLGARSNTGEGGEDPERLHDPERCSAIKQVASGRFGVTSEYLSYARDLQIKMAQGAKPGEGGQLPGPKVYPWIARTRHSTPGIGLISPPPHHDIYSIEDLKQLIHDLKCANPSARVHVKLVSEIGVGTVAAGVSKAKADVVLISGHDGGTGAASLTSIKHAGGPWELGLAETQQTLLLNGLRDRIVVQCDGQLKTGRDVIVAALLGAEEFGFATTALVTTGCILMRVCHKDTCPVGVATQNPELRAKFEGKPEYVINFMEFIAQEVREYLAMLGFRTLEAAVGRVDKLETRKAVEHYKAKGLDLSPVLHQVEVPEGTVRHHRIAQDHELDKSIDVEMIQIARPALATGEPVAAVLPISNIRRTVGTTLGHEVTMATEGRGLPDDTIRFEFIGTAGQSFGAFLPRGVSLLLTGDANDYLAKGLSGGKVAVRADPASTFDAGTQIIAGNVIGYGATSGEILLNGVVGERFCVRNSGATAVVEGVGDHGLEYMTGGEALIIGSTGRNLAAGMSGGTAWVLDMRPEVLNGEYVDAVPMTEADIERVVELLKRHLEVTGSKRASELLDMPRAQLAARFTKLEPRDFARVMRVQAEATAEGLPITKVTDRMMEAARG; this comes from the coding sequence ATGACCTCGTTTAGTTCAGCACCCGCCAGGCAGGGCCTTTACGATCCGGCCTACGAACACGACGCGTGTGGCTTGGCCTTTGTCGCCAAGCTTGACGGCGCACCCACCCACGGCATAGTGCTCGATGGTTTGACGGCTTTGGCCAACCTCGACCACCGCGGCGCGACCGGCGCCGACGAGGCCGCCGGCGACGGCGCGGGCATCCTGGTCCAGATTCCGGACGCCTTCTTCCGCGACGAGGTCGACTTCCTGCTGCCCGAGCCGGGCGAGTATGCGGTCGGCATGGCATACCTGCCTGAAGACGAAGCCGAACGCGACATGGCGATGATCTCCATCGAGAAGATCGCCCTGGAGGAGCGTCTCAAGGTGCACGGCTGGCGAGACGTGCCGGTCCGAACCGACACCCTGAGCCCCATCTCGCTCGGCGTGATGCCGCACATGGCGCTACTTTTCGTCTCCGATCGCAGCCACGCCGCAGGCATCGATCTCGACCGTCAGGTGTATCCGCTGCGCCGCCGTGCCCGCTTCGAGGCAGGCGTCTACTTCTCGTCGCTGTCGGCCAGGACGCTGGTATACAAGGGCATGCTGACCACCTCCCAGCTTTCCGAGGTGTACCCCGACCTCACCGATGAGCGTTTCGCCTCCGCGCTGGCGCTGGTGCATTCGCGCTTCTCGACCAACACTTTCCCGTCGTGGCCGCTGGCGCACCCCTACCGGATGATCGCGCACAACGGTGAGATCAACACGGTCAAGGGCAACCGCAACTGGATGCGGGCCCGCGAATCGCTGCTGTCGTCCGCGCTGATCCCCGGCGACCTGGAGCGGCTGTTCCCGATCTGCGACGCCCAGGATTCGGACTCCGCGTCCTTCGACCAGGTACTCGAACTGCTGCACCTGGGTGGTCGCTCGCTGCCGCATGCGGTGATGATGATGGTGCCCGAGGCCTGGCAGCACAACGACGACCTGCCGCAGGCTCACCGCGATTTCTTCGACTATCACGCCTGCCTGATGGAGCCCTGGGACGGCCCGGCTTGCATCTGTTTCACCGACGGCTCGCTGATCGGCGCCACGCTCGACCGCAATGGGCTTCGTCCCGCCCGCTACTGGGTGACCGGTGACAAGGTGATCTTCGCCTCCGAGGCGGGCGTGCTCGATGTACCGGCGTCCGAGGTCAAACAGAAGGGCCGTCTGACGCCGGGCCGGATGCTGCTCGTCGACCTGGCCGGTCACCGGTTGATCGATGACCGCGAGATCAAGGATCAGTTGGCCGCCGAACACCCCTACGGCGAGTGGCTCCAGCAGGGCCGCGTGTTCTTGGACGATCTGCCCGAGCGCACCCACATCGTGCACGGCTCCAGTTCGGTAGCCCGCCGCCAGCAGGTCTTCGGCTACTCGCACGAAGACCTCACGATGATCGTCGCGCCGATGGCCAACAGCGGTTCGGAGCCGCTGGGGTCGATGGGCACCGACACTCCGCTGCCGGTGCTGTCAGACAAGCCACGGCCGCTCTTCGACTACTTCAGTCAGCTTTTCGCCCAGGTCACGAACCCGCCGCTGGACGCGATCCGCGAGGAACTGGTCACGTCTCTCGAGGTGCGCTCCGGTCCGCAGGGCAATCTGCTGGAGCCGGACGCAGAATCGGCCAACCAGCTGGTGCTGAGCTCGCCGATCATCGATTCGGAGCAGCTGTCGAAGATCGTCCATCTGGGGGAGCGCGCCGACGATCCGAACGGGCTGACCCGGGTGATCAGCTGCCTGTACGACGCCGCCGGCGGCCCGGACGCGCTGCGTGAGCGGCTGGCCGAGATGCGCGATGAGATCACCGAGGCCGTTGACCAGGGTGCGTTGTACATCGTGCTCAGCGACCGGCACTCCAACGATTCCCGCGCGCCGATTCCGTCGCTGCTGTCGACAGCGAATATGCACCACCACCTGGTGAAGCTGAAGAAGCGCGCCAATATCGGGCTGTTCGTCGAGGCCGGCGACGTGCGCGAGGTGCACCATGTGGCGCTGCTGACCGGCTACGGCGCGGCTGCCATCAACCCATACCTGCTCTTCGAGTCGGCCGAAGACCTGGCCCGCCGCGAGCAGCTGGTCACCGTCACCCCGGAGACTGCGATCCGCAACGTGATCAGCGCCCTGGAGCACGGCCTGCTCAAGGTGATGAGCAAGATGGGCGTCTCGACGATGGCCTCCTATGGAGGTGCCGAGATTTTCGAGGCGGTCGGCCTGAATGCCGAGTTCATGGCCGAGTTCTTCCCGGGCACCAGCTCGCGGATCGAAGGCATCGGCCTGGACGAGATCGCCCGCGACGTGGCCGTGCATCACCGCAACGCCTACCCGGCGACCAACGCGCTGCCGCACCGCACGCTGATCACCGGCGGCCAATACAAGTGGCGCCGCGAAGGCGAGCAGCACCTGTTCGATCCCGAAAGCGTCTTCCGGCTGCAATACGCCACCCGCACCGGACGCTACGACGTCTTCAAGCGCTACTCGGCCAGGGTGGACGACCGGTCGTCCAGGCTGATGACATTGCGCGCCCTGCTGGACCTGAAGCCCGCGGCCGAGCCCATCGACATCGACGAGGTCGAACCGGTATCGGAGATCGTCAAGCGCTTCAGCACCGGCGCCATGAGCTACGGCTCGATCAGCCAGGAAGCCCACGAAACCCTGGCCATCGCGATGAACCGGCTCGGTGCGCGCTCGAACACCGGCGAGGGCGGCGAAGATCCGGAACGGTTGCACGACCCGGAGCGCTGCTCGGCGATCAAGCAGGTCGCCTCCGGCAGGTTCGGCGTGACCTCCGAATACCTGAGCTATGCCCGCGATCTGCAGATCAAGATGGCTCAGGGCGCCAAGCCCGGCGAGGGCGGCCAGCTGCCCGGCCCGAAGGTCTATCCGTGGATCGCCCGCACCAGGCATTCGACTCCCGGCATCGGGCTGATCAGCCCGCCGCCGCACCACGACATCTACTCGATCGAGGATCTCAAGCAGCTGATTCACGACCTGAAGTGCGCCAACCCGAGCGCTCGGGTGCACGTCAAGCTGGTGTCCGAGATCGGGGTTGGCACGGTGGCGGCAGGCGTCAGCAAGGCCAAGGCCGACGTGGTGCTGATCTCCGGCCATGACGGCGGAACCGGCGCCGCCTCGCTCACCTCGATCAAGCACGCCGGCGGTCCGTGGGAGCTCGGCCTGGCCGAGACCCAGCAGACGCTGCTGCTCAACGGGCTGCGTGATCGCATCGTCGTGCAGTGTGACGGCCAGCTGAAGACCGGACGCGATGTCATCGTCGCCGCCCTGCTGGGCGCCGAGGAGTTCGGTTTCGCGACCACCGCGCTGGTCACTACCGGCTGCATCCTGATGAGGGTCTGCCACAAGGACACCTGTCCGGTGGGTGTGGCGACCCAGAATCCGGAGCTGCGCGCGAAGTTCGAAGGCAAACCCGAGTACGTGATCAACTTCATGGAGTTCATCGCCCAGGAGGTGCGGGAATATCTGGCGATGCTCGGCTTCCGCACCCTCGAGGCGGCGGTCGGACGCGTCGACAAGCTGGAGACCCGTAAGGCCGTCGAGCACTACAAGGCGAAGGGACTCGACCTATCGCCGGTGCTGCATCAGGTCGAGGTTCCTGAGGGAACCGTGCGACACCACCGCATCGCGCAGGATCACGAACTGGACAAGTCGATCGACGTCGAGATGATCCAGATCGCCCGGCCTGCACTGGCCACCGGTGAGCCGGTGGCCGCTGTGCTGCCGATCAGCAACATCCGGCGCACCGTCGGCACTACGCTCGGTCACGAGGTCACCATGGCGACCGAAGGCCGAGGCCTTCCCGACGACACCATCCGCTTCGAATTCATCGGCACGGCGGGGCAGAGCTTCGGGGCATTCTTGCCCAGGGGTGTCAGCCTGCTGCTGACCGGTGACGCCAACGACTACCTGGCCAAGGGGCTGTCCGGTGGCAAGGTGGCGGTTCGGGCCGATCCGGCGTCCACCTTTGATGCCGGCACTCAGATTATCGCCGGAAACGTGATCGGCTACGGTGCCACCTCGGGTGAGATCTTGCTGAACGGGGTGGTGGGCGAGCGGTTCTGCGTCCGCAACTCGGGTGCCACGGCCGTGGTCGAGGGCGTGGGCGACCACGGTCTCGAATACATGACCGGCGGCGAGGCGTTGATCATCGGCTCTACCGGACGCAACCTGGCGGCCGGCATGTCCGGCGGCACGGCCTGGGTGCTCGACATGCGTCCTGAGGTGCTGAACGGCGAATACGTGGACGCGGTGCCGATGACCGAGGCCGACATAGAACGGGTCGTCGAACTGTTGAAGCGGCATCTGGAGGTGACCGGTTCGAAGCGGGCGTCCGAATTGCTCGATATGCCCCGGGCACAGCTGGCCGCCCGGTTCACCAAACTCGAGCCTCGCGACTTTGCCCGCGTGATGCGCGTACAGGCCGAAGCCACCGCCGAGGGCCTGCCCATAACGAAAGTGACCGATCGCATGATGGAGGCTGCTCGTGGCTGA